One part of the Magallana gigas chromosome 5, xbMagGiga1.1, whole genome shotgun sequence genome encodes these proteins:
- the LOC105342481 gene encoding proline-rich transmembrane protein 1 codes for MAGNGNGQSSWSTNVVAPQAMTMTHVPPPPEDYTFRALIATFLCFWPLGLYAYLKASEAKKSYQMGDNETAHALADQARQFTNFSIIVGIVSYVFLFIFLIIYYTVILF; via the exons ATGGCAG GTAATGGAAATGGACAATCTAGCTGGTCAACCAATGTG GTTGCCCCACAAGCAATGACGATGACCCACGTACCCCCACCCCCCGAAGACTACACCTTCAGAGCGCTGATTGCCACGTTCTTGTGTTTCTGGCCTCTGGGGCTGTACGCCTATCTAAAAGCATCGGAG GCAAAAAAGAGCTACCAAATGGGAGACAATGAGACGGCCCACGCTCTGGCTGACCAGGCGCGACAGTTTACCAATTTTTCGATCATCGTGGGAATCGTTTCCTATGTCTTTCTGTTTATCTTTCTCATTATTTACTACACGGttatcttattttaa
- the LOC117684855 gene encoding trafficking regulator of GLUT4 1 → MEGYGIGQSTQYTTWSTNVVAPQAMTMTHVPPPYEDYTGRALFALFCCCWPLGLWALLNASEAKKSYQMGDSETARSQADQARQLINISIVVGGLSFALTFIFITMYYVIILSSSSD, encoded by the exons GGTATGGAATTGGACAATCTACACAGTATACAACATGGTCAACGAATGTT GTTGCTCCACAGGCAATGACGATGACCCACGTGCCCCCACCCTACGAAGACTACACAGGTAGAGCATTGTTTGCCTTATTCTGCTGTTGCTGGCCTCTGGGGTTGTGGGCCTTATTAAACGCTTCAGAG GCAAAAAAGAGCTATCAGATGGGAGACAGTGAGACGGCTCGATCTCAAGCTGACCAAGCACGACAATTGATCAACATTTCGATCGTAGTGGGAGGCCTTTCTTTTGCCCTCACGTTTATCTTTATCACGATGTATTACGTGATTATTCTCAGTTCATCGTCTGACTGA